TCCCGCGTGTATTGAAAGTAAATCTTCTCTTCGTCTTTCGGGTTCCGTTCCCACACATCGCGCGACTGGGCGCGAATCGCTTCACGCAGGTTTCCCATCCAGCTAATGCCGGAATAGAGCGCGATCAGCAAACCGGTAATCCCGACGGTGGTACGCTGCTGCACGGCCGTGTTGACGGTATTTTTCAGCGTAGTAGCCAGATTAGGATCGCTGATACTGTTGACGATGCGGTTAATTAGTCCTGTCAGCAGATCGGGGTTGGAGGCCAGCACAAAACCGACGGCGGCAAAAGACACCATGAGAATCGGGATCAGCGACAGAAAGGAAAAATAGGTAATTGCCGCACCAAACTGGTTGCCCATGCGATCGTTGAAACGTTCGCCCGCGCGGATCAGGTGTGCCACACTGGGAATTGCCTGAATACGAGCGGCCAGACGTTTGCTCTTGCCCAAAAACGAGAGAGGTTGCTGTGGCGATGTGTCCCTTTCAGGGGTTGACGATGTTGACTGGCGGTCCGAGTCTGCCGGTACAGGCATTACGTTTCTCCTGTGTTCGGGATTAGTTTATTAGCATAAGCTTGATTATAACCAACAATATAAGAATGTGACTTTTCGATATTTTTCTGAACGTACGTCATACACGGACGTTAAGCGAGTGAATTTTCCATGCCAACACCTTCACCATCCGAACCGTCGCTGAGCGGTCTGCGCCTTAATCTGCGCATCGTTTCTATTGTGGCGTTCAACTTCGCCAGCTATTTGAATATTGGTCTGCCGTTGGCGGTGCTGCCGGGATACGTGCACGATCACCTTGGCTATAGCGCGTTCTGGGCCGGGCTGGTGATCAGCCTGCAATATTTTTCCACTCTGTTGAGCCGCCCGCACGCGGGGCGTAGCGCCGATGAAAAAGGGCCGAAGAAAATCGTTGTCTGGGGGCTGGCTGGCGTCATGCTGAGCGGGGTGTTTTACCTGCTGGCTGCCTTTAGCGACGCCTCGCCGGTGATTACGCTGCTGTTATTGTGTCTCGGGCGTATCGTTCTGGGGGCCGGACAGAGTTTTGCCGGGACCGGCGCGACGCTCTGGGGCGTTGGTGTGGTGGGTTCCCGACACATCGGACGCGTAATTTCATGGAATGGTATTGCCACCTACGGCGCGATGGCGATTGGCGCACCGCTCGGCGTCTGGCTTAACCATATCGGTGGGCTAAAACTGCTCTCCGTGTGCATTATCCTGATTGCAGCGGTGGCGATCCTCTTCGCGCTGCCGCGCCCGGCGGTGCAGGTGGCGCCGGGGAAAAAGATTCCTTTTCGCGAAGTGCTGGGGAAAGTCTGGGTTTACGGCATTATTCTGGCGATCGCCTCTGCGGGTTTTGGCGTGATCGCCACCTTTATCACGCTGTTTTATGCCGATCGGAACTGGGAAGGTGCCGCGCTGACGCTGACGATTTTCAGCTGCGCTTTTGTCGGTGCGCGGCTGGTGTTTCCTAACAGTATTCAACGGTTTGGTGGGTTACGCGTGGCGATGGCGTGCTTTGTGGTTGAGATCGTGGGGTTGCTGCTGGTCTGGGGCGCGACGCAACCGCTGATGGCAGAAATCGGCGCATTCCTCGCGGGGGCGGGTTTCTCTTTGGTGTTCCCGGCATTAGGCGTTGTCGCCGTTCAGGCTGTCTCGCCGCAGAATCAAGGTAGTGCGCTGGCAACCTATACCATATTTCTCGATTTGTCGCTGGGTGTCGTCGGGCCGGTGGCGGGGGGACTGATGGCCTATACCGGTATCGCCTCTATTTATCTGGCGGCGGCGCTGCTGGGACTATGCGGTCTGGCGCTGACGTGGCGGCTGGCTCAGCGGATCGCGAGCGTATAGAGAACAACAGTAGCCACCTCGGTGGCTACTGTCCGACGATAACACCGATTATTTCAGCTTCAGCGTGTGGATGATGCCTTCCGCTTCGGTTTGCGCCTGCTGCTGATTGCTGGCTGGCAGCGTGATCTGCAACGTCAGCAGTTGATTTTCCACTTTGCCCAACACGACAGAGGAATAAGCCTGCTGCCCGCTGCTGGTAATAATGCTGTCGAGCTGTTGCAGCTTCTTGCCGTCAACGTCGATGGTTTTGTTGGTCACGACCTGAAGGTTGGCGTCACGCGTGCGCTGTTGATCTTCCAGACGCTGCGCCAGCACGGTCAACTCTTCCGTGGTGTTGTCGCCCAGAATCACGATGACCGCTTTCTGCCCATTGTCATTGGCGTAAACGTGCATGTTGTTCGCCTGCGTCCCTACTTTGCCGCTTTGGTCACGCATGTCGGCGGGCAGGGTAAACGCAATTTTGCCTTCCATTAATTCAATATTCTGGCCTGCGCTGGCTTCTGCGGCAGGTTTATCTTGCGCGCCCGCTTTTGCGGCGTCATCCGTTTTGCCATCACAAGCAGCAAGCAGGCCGACAAGCAAGCCGACACCGAGGTATTTGATTACATTCGACATGGGATCCCTTTCTCTCGTTTTTGAACAGGTCATAACAGTATGGCACCCTATTCAGATAGCAAAAACAAGCATTTTGTTGTTGCAAACCGTTGTTGTTGCCTGCGTTATTTTTACAAAACGATGAGTGACTTAATGAGAAAAGGCGGCGCAAATGGCCGCCCGATAGGCATTAATGGTGGCTGCTGACAGAACGGTAGTTGGCTGAGTCTTTCTGCTCGCTCAGTCGTTTGAGTACCATGTTTAGCATCACGCCGTACATCGGCAGGAAGAACGCCAGGCTGATCAAAAGTTTAAAGGTATAATCCACCATCGCGATTTCAACCCAGTTTGCGGCCATAA
The genomic region above belongs to Pectobacterium colocasium and contains:
- the yhjD gene encoding inner membrane protein YhjD, coding for MPVPADSDRQSTSSTPERDTSPQQPLSFLGKSKRLAARIQAIPSVAHLIRAGERFNDRMGNQFGAAITYFSFLSLIPILMVSFAAVGFVLASNPDLLTGLINRIVNSISDPNLATTLKNTVNTAVQQRTTVGITGLLIALYSGISWMGNLREAIRAQSRDVWERNPKDEEKIYFQYTRDFLSLTGLVIALIITLFLTSVAGTAQNMIVTALGLDGIEWLRPAMTLIALSISIFANYLLFLWIFFVLPRHKPKRKALFRGTLIAAVGFEVIKFAMTVALPKLASSPSGAAFGSVIGLMAFFYFFARLTLFCAAWIATANYKGDTSTDKNEQEKEPPSPR
- a CDS encoding MFS transporter; this encodes MPTPSPSEPSLSGLRLNLRIVSIVAFNFASYLNIGLPLAVLPGYVHDHLGYSAFWAGLVISLQYFSTLLSRPHAGRSADEKGPKKIVVWGLAGVMLSGVFYLLAAFSDASPVITLLLLCLGRIVLGAGQSFAGTGATLWGVGVVGSRHIGRVISWNGIATYGAMAIGAPLGVWLNHIGGLKLLSVCIILIAAVAILFALPRPAVQVAPGKKIPFREVLGKVWVYGIILAIASAGFGVIATFITLFYADRNWEGAALTLTIFSCAFVGARLVFPNSIQRFGGLRVAMACFVVEIVGLLLVWGATQPLMAEIGAFLAGAGFSLVFPALGVVAVQAVSPQNQGSALATYTIFLDLSLGVVGPVAGGLMAYTGIASIYLAAALLGLCGLALTWRLAQRIASV
- a CDS encoding DcrB family lipoprotein, which translates into the protein MSNVIKYLGVGLLVGLLAACDGKTDDAAKAGAQDKPAAEASAGQNIELMEGKIAFTLPADMRDQSGKVGTQANNMHVYANDNGQKAVIVILGDNTTEELTVLAQRLEDQQRTRDANLQVVTNKTIDVDGKKLQQLDSIITSSGQQAYSSVVLGKVENQLLTLQITLPASNQQQAQTEAEGIIHTLKLK